GGCCTTTGAGGGTAAAAAGCAATACTCCCGTAGATAGATTCCACAACTTGATTTGGTTGTCAAGACCGGCGCTGGCGAGGATAGGCTGATTCGGTGCGATCGCAACCGATTTAATTATCCCTGCCGCCCCCGATAGAGTGCGTATCTGTGCCCCATTTTGTAGTTTCCAAACTTTGATAGTTCGGTCTTCGCTACCGCTAGCTAGGATTTGTCCGTTGGAGCTGATGGCAACAGAAGTAACATCTCTATTATGCTCGTTTAAGGTATGAAGTAACTTTCCAGAGTAAAGATCCCAAATTTTTACTGTATCGTCATCACCGCAGCTGACGAGGATTTTTCCATCTGGGCTAATAGCGAGGGAATTAATAGCTTTGGCGTGTCCGGTGAGAGTTTGCAGCAATTCTCCACTCTGGAGGTTCCAAATCTTAATTTTGTCGTCGAGACTGCCGCTAGTAAGAAGTTGCTTGTTGGGGCTAATGGCAACTGCCATTACCCAGGATGAATGTCCGCTTAAAGTATTTATACATTTCCAAAGCTTACCTGGAAACTTAGAAATAGGAGGTTTAGATGGGCTAGAAGTAAAATGCTTAGAAATAGGAGGTTGGGAAGTGAGCTGACTGGTGATATTATTGTTAAAACTACTGGGTCTGGAGGCAGGCGGTTTGGAAGTTGGGGGTGGGCTAACTCTACCTAGTTGTGTGGGTATTGTAGCTGTTGAAATTGAAGGTTGGGAAAGATGAGAATTTAGGTCTTGCAGCACCTGTTGCGCTGATTGGTAACGTTGGTTAACTAAATCTTGCAGCATCTTGTCCAAAATCTGCCCCAAGCTCAAGCTGAATACTTTCCCTTTTTTGAGCAGATGGTCTTTCCATATCCAACGACCATCGAGGGGATTGTAGAGATTATCGGGTTTGGTTTGGGTCATCAGAAATATGCAGGTTGCGCCCAAACTGTAGATGTCGCTGGCGGGATATACTTGACCGCTTCGCAGCTGTTCTAGCGGTGCATATCCTTCTGTGCCAATTCTTGTGCCCGGTTGAGCGTTCGACGTTTCTGCGATCTGCTTGGCAATTCCAAAATCAATCAGCACCAATTTGCCATCTATCTGACGGCGTATTATATTGGTTGGTGTAATGTCCCGGTGAATTATTTGGCGATCGTGGATAAATTTGAGAATTGGCAGGATATCCAGCAAAAGTTCTCGGATTTTTTCTTCGCCAAATGCTCCCTGCCGCTGCAATTCTTGGAATAAATTCGGCCCTTCAATAAACTGCTGTACGAGATACAGGCGTTTGTCATGCTCGAAGTAAGCTAGCAGGGTGGGAATTTGCGGATGTTCTCCCAGCTGATGAAGTCGCACTGCTTCTTGGTTGAAGAGTGCGATCGCTTTTTCTAGAGATTTGGTTCCTTGCGTTTGGGGCGAAAATTGCTTAATCACGCAGCTGGTTTGCAGCATATCTTCATCCACTGCTAGGTAGGTTCTGCCAAAACCTCCCTGACCGATCGGTCGGATGACGCGGTAGCGGTTTCTCAGCAGTGGTTCTATTTTGATCCCACAGCTTTGGCAAAATTTAGTATCTTTACTATTCAGAGGCTGCTGACAACTGGGATTAATACAGCAAATCATATTGGCAAGGTCGCAGAGGAGCAGAGGCGCAGAGGGGCTATAAAAGTCAAAAGTCACTCATTCAAAAGTCAAAAAGGGTAGAGGGGCAGAGGGAGAAGGATTTCTTATTTTACTCTACTTTTTGGTCAGGCCGATCGTCCAACCGCTTTGCTCTTTTCGCGATCGCACTTATATTTTCTCTTTTGGCGATCGCTCGATCTCAATCACCGCTCGTCTGAAGCCTAGCACAACCAAAATATTGGAGAGCGTCAAGAAGAACTCCGCGCCGCCATGCAGCCAATCGACATCAGCTAAAGACTTGCCATATCCAATTTTGGCATAAATCCCGGCGGGGATAGTGACGCCGACAAAAACCAACGTCATATAAAATCCAATCAAAGCTAAACGCGGTGTTTGTCCCGAACGGGTGAGAAACCACAAAAAACCCAGGTAGGGAAACAGAGATAGGGCGAACAGGGCTTCTTTGGAAAGATGAAACATCATAACTGTGCTTTTTGTCTTACAGAACGCCAAATCCACCAGCCTGCTGCCAAAAGGGTGAAATTACCCAGCATTGTCATGGTAGCTTGCAGGGTGACGAGCCATTCCAGAGATTCAAGGTTATCGAAAAAATGCCAGGTACAGGCACACATAGCACCGATCAAGGCTGGCAGCATGGCTACAGACAAAGCCCACCACGCTCGGTTACCGCTGACTTCGCTGTAAGTCCAGATCGCCCAAATGGCGGCTATCCACTCGAT
The window above is part of the Argonema galeatum A003/A1 genome. Proteins encoded here:
- a CDS encoding DUF2499 domain-containing protein; protein product: MHALSIPTWIIHISSVIEWIAAIWAIWTYSEVSGNRAWWALSVAMLPALIGAMCACTWHFFDNLESLEWLVTLQATMTMLGNFTLLAAGWWIWRSVRQKAQL
- a CDS encoding DUF3593 domain-containing protein, whose translation is MMFHLSKEALFALSLFPYLGFLWFLTRSGQTPRLALIGFYMTLVFVGVTIPAGIYAKIGYGKSLADVDWLHGGAEFFLTLSNILVVLGFRRAVIEIERSPKEKI
- a CDS encoding serine/threonine-protein kinase — protein: MTFDFYSPSAPLLLCDLANMICCINPSCQQPLNSKDTKFCQSCGIKIEPLLRNRYRVIRPIGQGGFGRTYLAVDEDMLQTSCVIKQFSPQTQGTKSLEKAIALFNQEAVRLHQLGEHPQIPTLLAYFEHDKRLYLVQQFIEGPNLFQELQRQGAFGEEKIRELLLDILPILKFIHDRQIIHRDITPTNIIRRQIDGKLVLIDFGIAKQIAETSNAQPGTRIGTEGYAPLEQLRSGQVYPASDIYSLGATCIFLMTQTKPDNLYNPLDGRWIWKDHLLKKGKVFSLSLGQILDKMLQDLVNQRYQSAQQVLQDLNSHLSQPSISTATIPTQLGRVSPPPTSKPPASRPSSFNNNITSQLTSQPPISKHFTSSPSKPPISKFPGKLWKCINTLSGHSSWVMAVAISPNKQLLTSGSLDDKIKIWNLQSGELLQTLTGHAKAINSLAISPDGKILVSCGDDDTVKIWDLYSGKLLHTLNEHNRDVTSVAISSNGQILASGSEDRTIKVWKLQNGAQIRTLSGAAGIIKSVAIAPNQPILASAGLDNQIKLWNLSTGVLLFTLKGHLNSIHSVAFNPDGKMLVSASKDKTIKLWNVNNGENIRTFSGHSGAVNSVLITPDGQTIISGSSDKTIKVWNLATGEAIDTLEEHTNPVNSLALSVDGQILASGSWDNTIKIWQSFG